Proteins from a single region of Chryseomicrobium sp. FSL W7-1435:
- a CDS encoding VOC family protein, which produces MISKLGEVMVYVNDQDEAIRFWQEDMEFVILQDYRDGEMRWVQIAPTADAETTVILHDRAFVEKNSPDINFGTPSLLFFTSDLDALYDKLQLKGVTLGEKVQMGDSKFFNFADREDNYFAIMETN; this is translated from the coding sequence ATGATTTCGAAGCTAGGGGAAGTTATGGTGTATGTTAACGATCAAGATGAAGCTATTCGGTTTTGGCAGGAAGATATGGAGTTTGTGATTTTGCAAGACTATCGAGACGGTGAGATGCGCTGGGTGCAAATTGCGCCGACAGCTGATGCAGAAACGACCGTGATTCTGCATGACCGTGCGTTTGTAGAGAAGAATAGTCCAGATATAAACTTTGGAACACCTTCTTTACTGTTCTTCACTTCAGATTTGGATGCACTCTATGACAAGCTTCAACTTAAAGGAGTGACTCTTGGGGAGAAGGTTCAGATGGGCGACAGTAAATTCTTTAATTTTGCCGATAGAGAAGACAATTACTTTGCTATTATGGAGACAAATTAA
- a CDS encoding ECF transporter S component encodes MQNPQSLSRPIARGKTFDLILTSMLVALVFVSTMLLNIRIPFFAANGGLVHLGTAMLFISAMLFGPKKGAAAGALGMGLFDIMGGWLVWAPITIVARGIQGYVVGKVAWSKNRNGTSIGWNIAAAVISIPFMLVVYYIGEAIMFSSFVIPLASIPGNLIQNAVGLLIAIPVVIALKKLPYFK; translated from the coding sequence ATGCAAAACCCTCAATCTTTGTCTCGACCTATAGCGCGTGGCAAAACATTTGATTTAATTTTAACATCAATGTTGGTTGCATTAGTATTTGTATCTACTATGTTGTTAAATATTCGTATTCCATTCTTCGCAGCCAATGGTGGATTGGTCCACTTAGGAACAGCGATGCTTTTCATTTCTGCGATGTTGTTCGGACCAAAAAAAGGCGCAGCAGCTGGTGCACTCGGTATGGGACTATTTGATATCATGGGAGGCTGGTTAGTATGGGCTCCCATCACAATCGTTGCCCGTGGTATTCAAGGCTATGTAGTCGGTAAAGTCGCTTGGTCGAAAAACCGAAATGGCACTAGTATTGGTTGGAATATCGCTGCGGCTGTAATCTCGATTCCGTTTATGCTAGTCGTGTACTACATCGGAGAGGCAATCATGTTTTCAAGCTTTGTCATTCCGTTAGCATCTATACCTGGCAATTTGATTCAAAATGCCGTAGGGTTACTAATTGCAATTCCTGTAGTCATTGCATTAAAAAAATTACCATACTTCAAATAA
- a CDS encoding MBL fold metallo-hydrolase produces the protein MQIKKRWIAGALVAAGAAYLVANPTFGKRVTRSQKIQFNELPHYKDGKFRNTPPIVSPGGFETIQSLAKDYFVGKADLHPANPMPSEKFSCHDNVQTPHVTWLGHSCFLIEWKNKIILVDPMLGKVPLPFQVKDMRYPVVDPFDTACLEEIDYVIYSHDHYDHLDYDTLQQIKDRVRKFFVPLGLGSRLEGWGVPKHRIFEMDWWESVQEDGMRFTAAPARHFSGRLGVDYGETLWCSWVFEWDDYRIFYSGDSGYGKHFEEIGRRFGPFDLVVMETGQYDERWPGVHMHPDESMQAFLDSRGKHVLPVHWGAFTLAFHKWDDPPEQMMELGREHDAHVVIPKIGETLDVAQLDSYETKTWWKPVI, from the coding sequence ATGCAGATAAAGAAAAGATGGATAGCCGGCGCATTGGTAGCTGCGGGTGCGGCTTATCTAGTGGCCAATCCAACGTTCGGGAAGCGCGTCACTCGTTCTCAAAAGATACAATTTAATGAACTGCCACACTACAAAGATGGTAAATTTCGAAATACGCCACCTATCGTTTCACCCGGCGGATTTGAAACAATACAAAGCCTCGCCAAGGACTATTTTGTAGGGAAAGCAGACTTACATCCGGCGAACCCAATGCCAAGTGAAAAGTTCAGCTGTCATGATAATGTTCAAACACCTCATGTTACGTGGCTTGGCCATTCATGTTTCTTGATTGAATGGAAAAATAAAATCATATTGGTAGACCCGATGCTCGGAAAAGTTCCACTACCATTCCAAGTGAAGGATATGCGCTATCCTGTTGTAGATCCTTTTGACACAGCATGTCTTGAGGAGATTGATTATGTCATCTACTCCCATGATCATTACGATCATCTTGACTATGATACGCTACAACAGATTAAAGACCGTGTACGTAAGTTCTTTGTACCATTAGGACTCGGCAGTCGATTGGAAGGATGGGGTGTACCAAAACATCGTATATTTGAGATGGATTGGTGGGAGTCTGTTCAAGAGGATGGCATGCGATTCACAGCAGCTCCGGCACGTCATTTTTCAGGACGTCTAGGTGTAGACTATGGAGAGACTTTATGGTGTTCGTGGGTTTTCGAATGGGACGATTACCGCATTTTCTACAGTGGAGACAGCGGTTATGGCAAGCATTTTGAAGAAATCGGTCGTCGGTTCGGCCCCTTTGACCTTGTTGTGATGGAGACAGGTCAATATGATGAACGTTGGCCAGGTGTTCATATGCATCCAGACGAAAGTATGCAGGCGTTTCTTGATTCTCGCGGGAAACATGTACTACCGGTCCATTGGGGTGCTTTTACACTGGCGTTTCATAAGTGGGACGATCCTCCTGAGCAAATGATGGAACTGGGTCGCGAGCATGACGCACACGTTGTTATCCCTAAAATAGGAGAAACGTTGGACGTTGCTCAATTGGACTCTTACGAAACCAAAACTTGGTGGAAACCAGTAATCTAA
- a CDS encoding HAD-IB family hydrolase, translating to MKVALFDFDRTIYKHETFTLLMRFLQRHEQYGNRYKKFMRRLMPVYFLYKVKMTPEKTMRKKAMEIYLKTFEGLSELELRAYFQEMAREMADDFNQEVINRLNWHHQQGHRVLVISGAFDVMLDEVLKELPIDEKLGTQVPFENGKLVKVRELSHVHERQKLVRIEESLEGVEVNWEESYAYGDSIYDVDVLDLVGHPVAVQPDVELKRYAKEQGWEIIEE from the coding sequence ATGAAGGTAGCACTATTTGATTTTGACCGCACTATTTACAAGCATGAGACGTTTACGTTGTTAATGCGTTTTCTACAACGACACGAGCAATATGGTAATCGCTATAAAAAGTTCATGAGACGACTGATGCCGGTTTACTTCTTATATAAAGTGAAGATGACACCAGAAAAGACGATGCGTAAAAAGGCTATGGAAATCTATTTAAAGACATTCGAGGGCTTAAGTGAATTGGAATTGCGGGCTTATTTTCAAGAGATGGCACGAGAAATGGCAGATGACTTTAATCAAGAAGTAATTAATCGACTGAACTGGCATCATCAACAAGGGCATCGTGTACTTGTCATATCAGGTGCATTTGATGTCATGCTCGATGAAGTTCTGAAAGAATTACCGATTGATGAAAAATTAGGTACTCAGGTGCCATTTGAAAATGGCAAGTTAGTGAAAGTTCGAGAGCTCTCTCATGTACATGAACGTCAAAAGCTTGTTCGGATTGAAGAGAGTTTAGAGGGTGTAGAAGTGAACTGGGAAGAAAGCTATGCCTATGGAGATAGCATCTATGATGTGGATGTGCTTGATTTAGTTGGTCATCCAGTTGCAGTCCAACCAGATGTAGAATTGAAGCGCTATGCAAAAGAACAAGGCTGGGAAATTATTGAGGAGTAG
- a CDS encoding sigma-70 family RNA polymerase sigma factor yields the protein MTEDQKNDRLNEAMQEHGDMIKRVIYSYVRDLQKAEDLTQDTFLKFYIGIESFEGRASLKTYLYRIAVNESLNYLKSWHAQKVKFSDKLKIFRKRASNEDSLLEKEQTSELHKVLESMPLHYRESLWLHYYAELSVNETAEVLGCSPNTVKTRLTRGRELLRNELEVDWHGSETTSK from the coding sequence GTGACAGAAGACCAAAAGAACGACCGGTTGAACGAAGCTATGCAGGAGCATGGGGACATGATAAAACGCGTCATCTATTCCTATGTTAGAGATTTACAAAAAGCAGAGGATCTCACACAAGATACATTTCTAAAATTTTATATTGGCATTGAAAGTTTTGAAGGTCGTGCCTCTCTCAAAACCTACTTGTACCGAATTGCTGTCAACGAAAGTTTAAATTACTTGAAGAGTTGGCATGCTCAAAAAGTTAAGTTCAGTGATAAACTGAAAATTTTCAGGAAGCGTGCTAGTAATGAAGATTCGCTACTTGAGAAAGAACAAACGTCCGAACTACATAAAGTGCTCGAATCGATGCCGCTTCATTATAGAGAATCTTTATGGCTACATTATTATGCTGAGCTCTCAGTTAATGAAACTGCAGAAGTTTTAGGGTGTTCGCCAAATACTGTGAAGACACGGCTTACCAGAGGTCGAGAATTACTGCGGAATGAATTGGAGGTGGATTGGCATGGATCTGAAACAACTTCTAAATGA
- a CDS encoding ABC transporter ATP-binding protein yields the protein MVQPIISIKDLRVSFLAGEREVEAVRGVNFEVFPGETVAIVGESGSGKSVTARSIMRLLPSPPSFVKSGSIKWKDEELLSAPEKRLEQLRGREISMIFQDPMSSLNPTTRIGDQIAESLTKHKGLSKREALEQAITLMEQVGITKARQRAAQYPHEFSGGMRQRAMIAMALACEPELLLADEPTTALDVTIQAQILALMKKVQERLGTAIILITHDLGVVAGMCDRVIVMQKGEIVETGSTEEIFYSPKHPYTKKLLDALPKLHEPKKPNLQSLVETDRDPSQPLVEVRSLVKEFDLGRGERMRAVNNISFSIYPGETLGLVGESGSGKSTTGRTLLQLHQATSGDVLFDGIPLNRLTKKQLKQMRRRVQIIFQDPYASLNPRQKVVDIIGTALDLHGLAGSREQRQTRVEELLELVGLEKGHAMRYPHEFSGGQRQRIGIARALAVEPDFIVCDEPLSALDVSIQKQIVELLQELQQKLGLTFLFIAHDLSMVKHLSDRVAVMYKGKIVELAESEELYTNPQHPYTKALLAAIPLPDPHVEVERRAARAVVSEQDAAIHYDVEDALLTEVSPNHWVALQQELSHH from the coding sequence ATGGTCCAACCCATTATTTCTATAAAAGATTTACGCGTTTCTTTTCTTGCTGGAGAACGTGAAGTGGAAGCCGTTAGAGGCGTAAATTTTGAGGTGTTCCCTGGAGAAACAGTTGCGATTGTCGGGGAATCCGGTAGTGGTAAAAGTGTGACGGCCCGCTCCATCATGCGTCTCCTCCCTTCTCCTCCTTCGTTTGTAAAAAGCGGATCCATTAAGTGGAAAGATGAAGAGTTGCTTAGTGCTCCTGAAAAGCGATTGGAGCAGTTGCGTGGACGTGAGATTTCGATGATTTTCCAGGATCCGATGAGTTCACTCAATCCCACAACTCGTATTGGCGATCAGATTGCCGAGAGTTTGACCAAGCACAAAGGTCTATCGAAACGAGAGGCGCTCGAACAAGCCATTACGTTAATGGAACAAGTCGGCATTACTAAAGCTCGCCAACGCGCAGCACAATACCCACACGAATTTTCGGGAGGTATGCGTCAACGGGCGATGATTGCAATGGCACTCGCATGTGAACCCGAACTGTTGCTTGCCGATGAACCGACCACTGCCCTTGATGTAACGATTCAAGCACAGATTTTAGCACTTATGAAAAAGGTGCAAGAGCGTCTAGGAACAGCAATTATTCTCATCACCCATGATTTAGGTGTCGTTGCCGGAATGTGTGACCGTGTGATCGTAATGCAAAAAGGCGAAATTGTCGAGACAGGAAGCACGGAAGAAATCTTCTATTCACCCAAACATCCTTATACGAAAAAATTGCTCGATGCCCTTCCAAAGCTTCATGAACCAAAAAAGCCGAACCTCCAGAGTCTAGTCGAGACAGACCGTGACCCTTCTCAGCCACTAGTTGAAGTCCGTTCGTTGGTAAAAGAATTTGATTTAGGTCGCGGGGAACGTATGAGAGCAGTGAACAATATCAGCTTTTCCATTTATCCTGGCGAAACACTTGGTCTTGTCGGAGAATCCGGTTCTGGTAAATCGACGACCGGTCGTACCCTCTTGCAACTACATCAAGCGACTTCCGGAGATGTACTATTTGATGGTATACCATTAAACCGCTTAACAAAGAAACAATTGAAACAAATGCGAAGACGTGTTCAAATCATTTTCCAAGACCCCTATGCTTCTTTAAATCCACGTCAAAAAGTAGTCGATATAATTGGCACAGCTTTAGATTTACATGGACTAGCCGGTTCTCGAGAACAACGTCAGACGCGCGTCGAAGAATTATTGGAACTTGTCGGTCTTGAGAAAGGACATGCGATGCGTTATCCGCATGAGTTTTCTGGAGGACAACGCCAGCGTATCGGCATTGCTCGAGCACTTGCAGTAGAACCCGACTTTATCGTTTGTGATGAACCCCTATCTGCACTAGATGTATCGATTCAAAAGCAGATTGTCGAGCTTCTCCAAGAACTGCAACAAAAACTAGGCCTTACGTTCTTATTCATTGCTCACGATTTATCCATGGTGAAGCATCTAAGCGATCGAGTGGCCGTCATGTACAAAGGAAAAATCGTGGAACTGGCTGAAAGTGAAGAACTCTATACGAATCCACAACATCCGTACACGAAAGCTCTTCTGGCAGCAATTCCTCTACCTGATCCACATGTAGAAGTGGAGCGCAGAGCGGCACGTGCAGTGGTAAGTGAACAAGACGCAGCCATCCACTATGACGTGGAAGATGCGCTGTTAACAGAAGTCAGCCCAAATCACTGGGTGGCACTACAACAAGAACTATCACATCACTAA
- a CDS encoding GyrI-like domain-containing protein, which produces MPAHKLITLRALVSRHTGTFQEYSTIVPEKARVFLENLQNTDYQAHVEVALFEPQSHVDHLEGVFYVGVLVSKQPSHPPAGMEYIEIERDYAFARGTTEEIGELHQTLTNWMLENKLQFDFSGYVVEMYFPTEHGEEVEIYLPIKSV; this is translated from the coding sequence ATGCCAGCTCATAAACTCATTACTTTACGTGCCTTAGTTTCACGACACACTGGTACTTTTCAAGAGTATTCTACCATTGTACCTGAAAAAGCTCGTGTTTTTTTAGAGAACTTACAAAATACAGACTATCAAGCACATGTTGAGGTTGCGTTATTTGAACCACAATCCCATGTAGATCACCTAGAAGGGGTCTTTTATGTTGGCGTTCTTGTATCGAAACAACCTTCCCATCCACCTGCCGGAATGGAGTATATCGAAATAGAACGGGATTATGCCTTCGCGCGCGGTACTACAGAGGAAATTGGCGAGCTTCACCAAACTTTAACCAACTGGATGCTCGAAAATAAATTGCAATTTGATTTTAGTGGCTATGTGGTGGAAATGTACTTCCCCACTGAGCATGGGGAAGAAGTGGAAATCTACCTTCCTATTAAGTCCGTTTGA
- a CDS encoding ABC transporter ATP-binding protein encodes MGDEMKMKSLVAGMKWPKWMIAIAFTFSLVETAFGLVIPLLTMNFIDSFTEGGISPLMLAAVALLLVVQAVLSGIAFYLMRKIGEYVVAFIRNEVWKHVLGLPVNFFDEEESGELMSRILQDTGVIKSLITDHLITFFTSILTVIGAVAILIWIDWKMTLILLISVPVTLAIMFPIGRKMSKVAKSTQDEVATFSAQLGRVLQNIRLVKYSQSEPKEQVNGEQQVQRIYSFYLKEAKLVAVLSPVMTLVMTLVLIVVFGYGGAQVASGALTAGALVAIIFYLIQIIVPFTQMASFFTAYQKTVGATERIKDILLRPQEQAEGQALPSSEQDIQINGVTFAYGENVILENLTFTLPKGKVTAFVGESGGGKTTMFSLLQRFYEQRSGEILYGSTDIRSIRLADWRGLFGYVSQESPLMNGTIRDNVLYGVTPELIDDQTLEQALRQANAWEFVTKLEQGLETPVGEGGIKLSGGQRQRIAIARAVIRNPQILLLDEATSSLDTESERLVQEALQTIMKNRTTLIIAHRLSTVQHADQLIVIRDKGVRGAGTHQQLVQTNPYYQELVRNAQLLS; translated from the coding sequence ATGGGAGATGAAATGAAGATGAAATCCTTGGTTGCTGGAATGAAATGGCCAAAGTGGATGATAGCCATTGCGTTTACGTTTAGTCTTGTTGAAACGGCATTTGGGTTAGTGATTCCATTGCTGACGATGAACTTTATCGATAGTTTTACTGAAGGTGGCATCAGCCCGCTCATGTTAGCAGCAGTTGCACTGCTATTAGTGGTCCAGGCTGTGCTCTCAGGTATTGCGTTTTATTTGATGAGAAAAATTGGAGAATACGTAGTTGCCTTTATTCGAAACGAAGTATGGAAACATGTTCTTGGTTTACCTGTAAACTTCTTTGATGAAGAGGAGTCTGGGGAGTTGATGAGTCGGATCTTGCAAGATACGGGTGTCATTAAGTCGTTAATTACGGACCACCTCATCACATTTTTCACTAGTATTTTAACCGTGATTGGGGCCGTTGCAATCCTCATTTGGATTGATTGGAAGATGACACTAATTCTGTTGATCTCAGTCCCAGTCACGCTCGCCATCATGTTCCCGATTGGCCGTAAGATGTCCAAAGTGGCAAAGTCTACTCAAGATGAAGTGGCGACGTTTAGTGCTCAACTGGGAAGAGTGCTACAAAATATTCGACTAGTAAAATACAGTCAGTCAGAACCGAAAGAGCAGGTAAATGGTGAGCAACAAGTGCAACGAATCTATTCGTTCTATTTGAAAGAAGCTAAGCTTGTTGCCGTTTTATCACCCGTGATGACACTGGTGATGACTCTTGTGTTGATTGTCGTGTTTGGTTATGGGGGAGCCCAAGTGGCTTCAGGAGCACTTACTGCGGGAGCACTGGTCGCTATCATCTTCTATTTAATACAAATCATTGTTCCGTTTACTCAAATGGCTAGCTTTTTTACAGCTTATCAGAAGACAGTGGGTGCCACTGAGCGAATTAAAGATATTCTACTGCGTCCACAAGAGCAAGCAGAAGGTCAGGCACTGCCTTCAAGTGAGCAAGATATTCAAATCAATGGCGTAACATTCGCTTATGGGGAGAACGTGATTCTTGAAAATCTGACGTTTACATTACCTAAAGGCAAAGTGACAGCGTTTGTAGGAGAGAGTGGTGGTGGGAAAACAACCATGTTTTCATTGCTACAGCGTTTCTATGAACAACGCTCGGGAGAAATTCTCTATGGTTCTACCGACATTCGTTCCATTCGCCTGGCAGATTGGCGAGGTCTTTTTGGTTATGTATCTCAGGAAAGCCCGCTAATGAACGGAACTATACGTGATAATGTTTTGTACGGAGTCACACCAGAACTAATTGATGATCAAACACTAGAGCAAGCCTTGCGACAAGCCAACGCATGGGAGTTTGTCACAAAACTTGAACAAGGTCTTGAAACTCCTGTAGGGGAGGGCGGCATTAAGCTCTCAGGTGGACAACGACAACGAATCGCTATTGCGCGTGCTGTCATACGAAACCCACAAATCTTGTTATTGGATGAAGCCACTTCTAGCCTGGATACAGAGTCTGAACGTTTGGTTCAAGAAGCACTTCAAACGATTATGAAGAATCGAACAACGCTGATCATTGCCCATAGGCTTTCTACTGTACAGCATGCCGATCAACTCATTGTCATTCGTGACAAAGGTGTGCGCGGTGCAGGTACCCATCAACAACTAGTTCAAACCAATCCATATTACCAAGAACTTGTGCGCAATGCCCAGCTCCTCTCTTAA
- the ltaE gene encoding low-specificity L-threonine aldolase has protein sequence MIDLRSDTVTKPDERMRRAMYEAEVGDDVYGEDPTVNRLEQRAAEILGKEAALFVTSGTQGNQIAGLIHCRPGQEVILESQSHIFLYEGGAMSALAGVQLKTIDGIRGAMDPTLVEAAIRGKDIHEPETGLICLENTHNKAGGAVLPVEHMKAIYEVAQAHNIPVHLDGARLFNAQAATGIPVAEFANYTDTVQFCLSKGLGAPVGSIIAGSADFIHQARKWRKRLGGGLRQVGVLAAPALIALEENPERLQKDHQLAKLLAEGIRQLTTLRVVNEVDTNILLVELTDPSHTTEHLLSHLKDNSILAGGFGAGVIRLVTNNGIDEVHIQQTLHALSKF, from the coding sequence ATGATTGATTTACGAAGTGATACAGTGACCAAACCAGACGAGCGAATGCGTCGTGCCATGTATGAAGCGGAAGTTGGCGATGACGTTTACGGAGAAGACCCTACCGTTAACCGCTTGGAACAGCGAGCGGCAGAAATTCTAGGCAAAGAAGCTGCACTATTTGTTACAAGCGGGACACAAGGGAACCAAATAGCCGGTCTTATCCATTGTCGCCCTGGTCAAGAAGTTATACTTGAATCACAGTCTCACATTTTTTTATATGAAGGAGGCGCCATGTCTGCCCTCGCTGGTGTGCAATTGAAAACGATTGATGGTATTCGTGGTGCTATGGACCCGACCCTTGTAGAAGCCGCCATACGTGGAAAAGATATTCATGAACCGGAGACAGGGTTAATTTGTTTAGAAAACACGCATAATAAAGCGGGTGGAGCGGTTCTTCCGGTAGAGCATATGAAAGCTATTTATGAAGTCGCACAAGCCCACAACATTCCTGTTCACTTAGATGGGGCTCGTCTATTCAATGCGCAAGCAGCAACTGGTATTCCTGTTGCTGAATTTGCCAACTATACGGATACCGTTCAATTCTGTTTGTCAAAAGGACTCGGTGCACCCGTTGGATCTATCATCGCAGGTTCAGCTGATTTTATTCATCAGGCACGAAAATGGCGCAAGCGTCTAGGGGGTGGCCTTCGACAAGTTGGCGTTTTAGCTGCTCCAGCACTTATTGCGCTCGAAGAAAACCCTGAACGATTACAAAAGGATCATCAGCTCGCTAAGTTGTTGGCGGAAGGCATTCGACAGTTGACTACATTACGTGTTGTGAACGAAGTAGATACAAATATCTTGCTCGTCGAGCTAACAGATCCTTCCCACACTACTGAACACCTACTCTCTCATTTAAAAGACAACTCTATTCTTGCGGGTGGATTTGGTGCAGGAGTTATTCGTTTAGTTACAAACAACGGAATAGACGAGGTACATATCCAACAAACATTGCATGCACTTTCCAAATTTTAA
- a CDS encoding VOC family protein, producing MNFHQKPTTFVANVTLNVTDLSRSTAFYEQVIGFRVLTGSTTKVELTADGKTPLLTLIQPKDVQRKEARTTGLYHFAILLPTRQALASLVPHLVQQGIQLGSSDHKVSEALYFADPDGNGIEIYRDRLPEEWTWQGDSVEMTVDPLDFNDLLAKETVSEWTGLPHDTVMGHIHLHVDDLQAAEQFYTQALDFEVVTRYGHQALFIADNRYHHHIGLNVWNGVGAPQPAKHSVGLVHFTLDVKNASKQKELAKRLEASGARVEWVTEVLLTEDPAGNEIHIVY from the coding sequence ATGAACTTTCATCAAAAACCCACTACATTTGTGGCCAATGTCACATTAAATGTGACAGACCTTTCCCGTTCCACGGCTTTTTACGAACAGGTAATTGGATTTCGTGTATTAACAGGATCAACAACTAAAGTTGAACTGACAGCAGATGGAAAAACGCCTTTGTTAACACTTATTCAGCCAAAAGACGTTCAGCGAAAAGAAGCTCGAACTACAGGGCTCTATCATTTTGCAATTCTGTTGCCAACTCGTCAAGCACTTGCAAGTCTTGTACCTCATCTTGTTCAGCAAGGGATTCAGCTTGGTTCTTCTGATCATAAAGTGAGTGAAGCTCTCTATTTTGCAGATCCCGATGGTAATGGCATTGAAATTTACCGGGATCGTTTGCCAGAAGAATGGACCTGGCAAGGAGATTCTGTAGAAATGACTGTAGATCCACTCGATTTCAACGATTTGTTAGCGAAGGAAACAGTATCAGAATGGACAGGTCTTCCGCATGACACTGTTATGGGACATATTCATCTCCATGTAGACGACCTACAAGCAGCTGAACAATTTTATACCCAAGCACTCGATTTTGAAGTGGTGACGCGTTATGGTCATCAAGCATTATTTATTGCCGATAATCGTTACCATCATCACATCGGTTTAAACGTTTGGAATGGAGTAGGGGCGCCTCAACCGGCTAAACATTCAGTGGGGCTTGTCCATTTCACACTAGATGTGAAAAATGCTAGTAAACAAAAAGAACTCGCAAAGCGGTTAGAAGCTAGTGGTGCTCGAGTTGAGTGGGTGACAGAAGTACTCCTTACAGAAGACCCAGCGGGGAATGAAATTCATATAGTTTATTAA
- a CDS encoding sodium:calcium antiporter gives MVYILFILVAGITLYAAMKLSTFADVLSTKTSMGGMLVGTVLLAGATSLPEVTTSISAVVIGNPDIAVGNVLGSNLFNLFVLALFDLYFRKKKLYEQIDSTHLYTAVLAIILTALALSGLVYSQTPAVFGVGIDMIAILVIYIAGLIYMNKKSSSMQPVVEPKEEKKSNKKPGNPHSDITLKKAIIGFTIAALVIMGAGTALSILGDQIARLTGLGSSFVGSFLIAGTTSLPEVVSVYVALRLRNVNLAFGSILGSNIFNMLILVMSDIVYRDGSILNAAAASHIITGISITFLSLLAIYGIRRKPTTSSAMYLIPSILTVLVYFVTTYLLFVS, from the coding sequence ATGGTCTATATCTTATTTATTCTTGTGGCGGGTATTACCCTTTACGCGGCTATGAAGCTATCAACGTTCGCAGACGTCTTAAGTACTAAAACATCTATGGGGGGCATGTTGGTCGGTACCGTTCTACTAGCTGGAGCGACTTCCTTGCCAGAAGTCACGACAAGTATTTCAGCAGTAGTTATCGGAAATCCCGACATCGCAGTAGGAAATGTCCTTGGCTCAAATTTATTTAATTTATTTGTGTTAGCTTTGTTTGATTTATATTTCCGTAAGAAGAAATTATATGAACAAATCGATAGCACACATCTTTACACAGCTGTATTAGCAATTATTCTTACCGCATTGGCGCTTTCAGGATTAGTCTATAGCCAGACGCCGGCTGTATTTGGAGTCGGTATCGACATGATTGCCATTTTAGTCATTTATATTGCGGGTCTTATCTACATGAATAAAAAGTCTTCTTCGATGCAACCAGTTGTAGAACCTAAAGAAGAAAAGAAATCTAATAAAAAGCCTGGTAACCCACACTCAGATATCACTTTAAAGAAAGCCATTATCGGTTTTACGATTGCGGCACTTGTCATTATGGGTGCGGGGACAGCATTATCGATTTTAGGTGACCAAATCGCTAGATTGACAGGTCTTGGCTCAAGCTTTGTTGGTAGTTTCTTAATTGCTGGAACAACTTCATTGCCAGAAGTTGTTTCCGTGTATGTGGCCCTTCGCTTACGAAATGTAAACTTAGCATTTGGTTCAATCTTGGGAAGTAACATTTTTAATATGTTAATTCTCGTCATGTCTGATATCGTCTACCGAGATGGATCCATATTAAATGCTGCTGCAGCAAGTCATATTATTACGGGCATAAGTATTACATTCTTATCGCTACTAGCCATTTACGGAATTCGTCGTAAACCAACAACCAGCTCAGCAATGTATTTAATTCCATCAATACTGACAGTCCTCGTCTATTTTGTAACAACCTATTTATTGTTTGTATCTTAA